From the Chryseobacterium viscerum genome, one window contains:
- a CDS encoding M23 family metallopeptidase gives MKIFYHLMLFVCFINTSIVQAQNNYPQNYFRNPLNIPMQLAANFGAIRTNHFHMGLDLRTNSQENLPVLAAAEGYVSRIKVERYGFGNAVYITHPNGFTTVYAHLNKYFSKLDEYVKERQYKDEKWEQDITFQPGQFPVDKGQQIALSGNTGGSAGPHLHFEIRDTKTEECLNPLLFGFAIPDSIAPIISGLYWYDRRFSTYEPGANGIAVKKAGNVYTSNLVQVNSPEISFAIKAVDKANQGFNLGIYNAELLMDGKLIYSFKIDKIHYDDTRYINGCIDYTKFIRDKIGIQHLSDLPGMKLQNYSLPNSTGIINLKDENVHTIEIVLRDVKGNTSRLTTKLQLNTTLEKVSSTGKTVMPNEGKIIATENAEISFSKNAVYDAVNFKAYEKPDTDPNAVSNTIVLHSPYIPVQDEYTLKIKPNRKLTNAEKEKAVILLDYGSDKNVVKVKWNGDRAEGQFNRLGIAKLLIDNNLPSVSSNWTEGAMVNSNSLLLKGTARVGDIISFRAELDGKWLRFARVKDNFVYIFDEKCPKGSGAHTLKVTTINTAGNTNTQTFTFQR, from the coding sequence ATGAAAATCTTTTATCATCTGATGCTTTTTGTTTGTTTTATCAACACAAGCATTGTACAAGCTCAAAATAATTATCCACAGAATTATTTCAGAAATCCTCTCAATATTCCCATGCAGCTTGCGGCTAACTTTGGTGCAATCAGGACCAATCATTTTCATATGGGGCTGGATCTGAGAACCAACAGCCAGGAAAATCTTCCGGTTCTTGCAGCTGCAGAAGGTTATGTAAGCAGAATAAAAGTGGAAAGATATGGCTTTGGAAATGCTGTCTATATTACTCATCCCAACGGTTTTACCACAGTATATGCACACCTGAACAAATATTTCAGTAAACTTGATGAATATGTAAAAGAAAGACAATATAAAGACGAAAAATGGGAACAGGATATCACTTTCCAGCCCGGACAATTTCCGGTGGATAAAGGACAGCAAATTGCATTGAGTGGAAATACCGGAGGATCTGCCGGTCCGCATCTGCATTTTGAAATAAGAGATACCAAAACAGAAGAATGTCTTAACCCGTTACTTTTTGGCTTTGCCATTCCAGATAGTATAGCCCCAATTATTAGCGGATTGTATTGGTATGACAGACGTTTCAGTACTTATGAACCAGGAGCGAATGGAATTGCAGTAAAAAAGGCGGGAAATGTTTATACTTCTAATCTCGTTCAGGTTAATTCTCCAGAAATAAGTTTTGCGATTAAGGCAGTAGATAAAGCTAATCAAGGTTTTAATCTGGGCATTTATAATGCAGAACTATTGATGGATGGCAAGCTGATTTACAGTTTTAAAATTGATAAAATACACTATGATGATACCCGATATATCAACGGCTGCATAGATTATACTAAATTCATCAGGGATAAAATAGGAATTCAGCATTTATCTGATTTGCCGGGAATGAAGCTTCAGAATTATAGTCTTCCCAACTCAACAGGGATTATCAACCTTAAGGATGAAAATGTTCATACCATTGAAATTGTTCTGAGAGATGTCAAAGGAAATACGAGCCGCTTAACAACAAAGCTTCAGCTCAATACAACTTTAGAAAAAGTATCTTCTACAGGGAAAACCGTAATGCCAAATGAAGGAAAAATCATTGCTACCGAAAATGCAGAGATTAGCTTCAGTAAAAATGCAGTCTACGATGCTGTAAATTTTAAGGCCTATGAAAAACCGGATACAGATCCAAATGCTGTTTCAAATACCATTGTTTTGCATAGCCCATATATTCCTGTTCAGGATGAATATACTTTGAAAATAAAACCGAATAGAAAGCTAACTAATGCAGAAAAAGAGAAAGCTGTTATTCTCCTTGATTATGGCAGCGACAAAAATGTTGTAAAAGTAAAATGGAATGGTGATCGGGCAGAAGGACAATTCAACAGATTGGGTATTGCAAAATTATTGATTGATAATAATCTGCCATCTGTTTCATCAAATTGGACAGAAGGAGCAATGGTTAATAGTAATTCATTACTGTTAAAAGGGACGGCAAGAGTGGGAGATATTATTTCATTCCGGGCCGAACTGGATGGAAAGTGGCTTCGCTTTGCCCGCGTAAAAGATAATTTTGTCTACATTTTTGATGAAAAATGCCCGAAAGGATCAGGCGCGCATACGCTGAAGGTAACCACCATCAATACTGCTGGCAATACCAATACACAGACTTTTACCTTCCAGAGATAA
- a CDS encoding DUF2683 family protein, with amino-acid sequence MESIIVHPKNSMELSALKSVLKEMNIKFEKAHVKSSYNGQKVVKKASDNKNIKPAAKPSKPKGQ; translated from the coding sequence ATGGAATCTATCATAGTACATCCTAAAAATTCTATGGAGCTTAGTGCACTGAAAAGTGTACTGAAAGAAATGAACATTAAATTTGAAAAAGCTCATGTTAAAAGTTCATATAACGGGCAGAAAGTGGTTAAGAAAGCAAGCGATAATAAAAATATAAAACCTGCTGCAAAACCTTCAAAACCTAAAGGACAGTAA
- a CDS encoding NAD(P)/FAD-dependent oxidoreductase, producing the protein MSKEFVDVLVIGAGPSGCVSSSYLKNHNVSVKVVEKTKFPRLVVGESLIPRVMDHFEEAGLFPALDKMGFEKKLGARFLRGEEVCIFDFSNKFGEGWDWTWQVPRADFDNTLAQEVINKGVDLEFETEVIDIKFEGTDSVTTVRTKDGETKEIHAKFVIDSSGYGRVLPRLLDLEKPSKLSPHSAIFSHVNDINREPGEEGTLISFDIIETEVWLWVIPFSNGNTSLGIVGPTEYIDKLSENGDTTEALRKAISLSDYYVKRFGNVDFLFEPKHLKDYSCSVKSLFGDGFALTGNASEFLDPVFSSGMAFATESGMLAAKLALRQLNGEKIDWQKEYTDYILYGVDVFTTYVKEWYTGNLQELFFHQPENPDVKKKICAVLAGYVWNKDNPFVKKHDTVIKNLANLIKLEKQEQQNQA; encoded by the coding sequence ATGAGCAAAGAATTTGTTGACGTTCTTGTAATCGGAGCCGGACCTTCCGGATGCGTGTCTTCTTCATACCTGAAGAACCATAACGTCAGCGTAAAAGTAGTCGAAAAGACAAAATTCCCCAGACTGGTAGTGGGTGAAAGCTTAATTCCGAGGGTAATGGATCACTTTGAGGAGGCCGGACTTTTCCCTGCATTAGACAAAATGGGCTTTGAAAAAAAGCTTGGAGCACGTTTCCTTCGTGGTGAAGAAGTCTGCATTTTTGATTTCAGCAACAAATTCGGGGAAGGCTGGGACTGGACCTGGCAGGTTCCGAGAGCTGATTTTGATAATACGCTTGCTCAGGAGGTCATTAATAAAGGAGTTGATCTTGAATTTGAAACTGAAGTTATTGACATCAAATTTGAAGGAACAGATTCTGTAACTACGGTAAGAACTAAAGATGGAGAAACGAAGGAAATCCATGCTAAGTTTGTGATTGATTCCAGCGGCTACGGAAGAGTACTGCCTCGTCTGCTTGATTTAGAAAAACCTTCAAAATTGTCTCCCCACTCTGCCATTTTCTCTCATGTAAATGATATCAACAGAGAACCAGGAGAGGAAGGTACTTTAATTTCTTTTGACATTATTGAAACAGAAGTATGGCTTTGGGTAATTCCTTTTTCTAACGGAAACACAAGTTTAGGAATTGTAGGCCCTACTGAATATATCGACAAATTATCTGAGAACGGAGATACCACTGAAGCTTTGAGAAAAGCCATTTCTCTTTCTGATTATTATGTAAAACGTTTTGGGAATGTAGATTTCCTTTTTGAACCTAAACATCTGAAAGATTATTCATGTTCCGTTAAAAGTTTATTCGGAGATGGATTTGCTTTAACCGGGAATGCTTCAGAATTCCTTGATCCTGTTTTCTCTTCGGGAATGGCTTTTGCCACAGAATCCGGAATGCTTGCTGCAAAACTGGCTTTAAGACAGTTAAACGGAGAAAAAATTGACTGGCAGAAGGAATACACAGACTACATTCTATACGGTGTGGACGTTTTCACCACCTATGTGAAAGAATGGTATACCGGAAATCTTCAGGAATTATTTTTCCACCAACCGGAAAATCCGGATGTAAAGAAAAAAATATGTGCTGTTTTAGCAGGTTATGTCTGGAACAAAGACAATCCTTTTGTGAAAAAGCACGATACAGTTATTAAAAACCTTGCGAACCTGATTAAGTTAGAAAAGCAGGAACAGCAAAATCAAGCATAA
- a CDS encoding phenylacetate--CoA ligase family protein: MEFHPLIEKAGIQEIKIFQEEKLHELLTYLETYSPFYQKLFKENNINIADICTLEDLQKIPTTTKNDLQQYNHDFFCITPDKIVDYSTTSGTLGDPVTFGLSDNDLERLAYNEAISFACAGIQKGYVVQMITTIDKRFMAGLAYFLGLRKMGASVVRMGPGIPELQWDSIFRYKPKYLITVPSFLLKMIDYAEKHGLDYKNSSVYGAVCIGESIKNQDFTDNILSQKIKEKWDIKLFSTYASTEMSTAFTECEFQIGGHHHPELIITEILDDNGNPVNEGENGELTITTLGVEAIPLLRFKTGDIVKAHYEPCQCGRNTMRLGPVVGRKQQMIKYKGTTLYPPAMNDILNDFNNILCYQIVIQANEIGLDEIIIKISTKEEHDGFVNEVRDHFRAKLRVSPKIEIIDFDILSKTVFNPNSRKPITFIDLR, translated from the coding sequence TTGGAATTTCATCCGTTAATCGAGAAAGCAGGGATTCAGGAAATCAAAATATTTCAGGAAGAAAAACTTCATGAGCTTTTGACTTATCTTGAAACTTATTCACCTTTTTATCAGAAACTGTTCAAAGAAAATAATATCAATATTGCCGATATCTGCACTTTGGAAGATCTTCAGAAGATTCCTACTACTACAAAGAATGATCTACAGCAGTATAACCATGATTTTTTCTGTATAACGCCGGATAAAATTGTCGATTACAGTACCACTTCCGGAACATTGGGAGATCCTGTAACCTTCGGATTGTCCGACAACGATCTTGAGAGGCTTGCTTACAATGAAGCGATATCATTTGCGTGTGCAGGAATTCAGAAAGGATATGTGGTTCAGATGATTACGACCATTGACAAGCGGTTTATGGCTGGTCTTGCCTATTTTTTAGGTCTAAGAAAAATGGGAGCTAGTGTGGTGAGAATGGGACCTGGAATTCCTGAACTTCAGTGGGATTCTATTTTCAGATATAAACCTAAATATTTGATTACAGTACCTTCTTTTCTGCTGAAAATGATTGATTATGCCGAAAAACACGGTTTGGATTATAAAAATTCCAGTGTTTACGGGGCTGTGTGTATCGGAGAAAGTATCAAAAATCAGGATTTTACGGATAATATTCTTTCTCAGAAAATCAAAGAAAAATGGGATATAAAACTTTTTTCAACCTATGCCTCTACAGAAATGAGTACCGCTTTTACAGAGTGCGAATTCCAGATCGGAGGACATCATCATCCGGAACTGATCATTACAGAAATCCTGGATGATAACGGAAATCCGGTAAATGAAGGAGAAAATGGAGAATTGACCATCACTACTTTAGGAGTAGAAGCCATTCCTCTCTTAAGATTTAAAACCGGTGATATTGTAAAAGCTCATTATGAACCATGTCAGTGCGGAAGAAACACGATGAGGTTAGGACCTGTTGTAGGAAGAAAGCAGCAGATGATCAAATACAAAGGAACAACTTTGTATCCGCCTGCTATGAATGATATTTTGAATGATTTCAACAATATCTTATGCTATCAGATCGTTATTCAGGCTAACGAAATAGGGCTTGACGAAATTATCATTAAAATAAGCACAAAAGAAGAACATGATGGTTTTGTAAATGAAGTCAGAGACCACTTCCGTGCAAAACTGAGAGTAAGCCCAAAAATTGAAATCATAGATTTTGATATTTTGTCTAAAACCGTTTTTAATCCAAACAGCAGAAAGCCAATCACTTTTATTGATTTAAGATAA
- the ileS gene encoding isoleucine--tRNA ligase, protein MSQFKEYKNLNLIDVAENVAEFWKQNKTFNKSVEIRQGNPEFVFYEGPPSANGMPGIHHVMARALKDIFCRYQTQNGKQVFRKAGWDTHGLPVELGVEKELGITKEDIGKKISIEDYNKACREAVMRYTDVWNNLTEKIGYWVDLDDPYITYKSKYMETVWWLLKQLYSKELLYKGYTIQPYSPKAGTGLSSHELNQPGTYRDVSDTTVVAQFKVKKDSSALFNDVDGDVHILAWTTTPWTLPSNTALTVGRDIEYVVVKTFNQYTFEPVTVVLSSVLLPKVFGKKYTEGTDEDFANYTPETKVIPFRILKEFTGEKLVDTRYEQLVPWFTPNDNPENAFRVILGDFVTTEDGTGIVHTAPTFGADDARVAKMAQPEIPPMLVKDENDNLVPLVDLQGKFIKGENVPEVFSGTYIKNEYYDEGTAPEKSWDVELAILLKTENKAFKVEKYVHSYPHCWRTDKPVLYYPLDSWFVKMTAVKDRLVNLNKEINWKPKATGEGRFANWLENVNDWNLSRSRYWGIPLPIWRTDDLKEEKIMGSVEELYNEIEKSIAAGLMTENPFKGFIIGNMAESNYDLVDLHKNVVDKVVLVSDSGKAMKRESDLIDVWFDSGSMPYAQLHYPFENKELIDNNKAFPADFIAEGVDQTRGWFYTLHAIGTAVFDSVAYKNVMSNGLVLDKNGQKMSKRLGNAVDPFETLSVYGPDATRWYMISNANPWENLKFDIEGIDEVRRKFFGTLYNTYSFFALYANVDGFNYSEKEVENRPEIDRWVLSELNLLIKEVKAFYEDYEPTRVARAISTFVNDNLSNWYVRLCRRRFWKGDYSDDKISAYQTLYTCLEVVAKLSAPIAPFFMDQLYQDLNKVTGKENCESVHLTDFPVADESLIDQDLVEKTHLAQNITSMVFSLRKKENVKVRQPLQKVLVPVLDSKTEEQILAVADLIKQEVNVKELQLINAEEASHLIVKQIKPNFKALGPKLGKDMKVVGAEIANLTTEQIAGLEKEGKIDVQGYEITLDDVEISTKDIPGWTVTSDGKTTVALDLTLTDELKSEGIAREFINRIQNLRKDKDFELTDRINISIEENSPFLDDIKKNEEYISSEVLSNKIEIVSSLSNFNEIEIDEVNFKINVEKN, encoded by the coding sequence ATGAGCCAATTTAAAGAATACAAAAACCTCAACCTTATTGACGTAGCAGAGAATGTAGCGGAATTTTGGAAACAAAATAAAACCTTCAATAAGAGTGTTGAGATTCGTCAGGGAAATCCTGAGTTTGTTTTTTATGAAGGTCCGCCTTCAGCAAACGGTATGCCTGGAATTCACCACGTAATGGCAAGAGCATTGAAAGATATTTTCTGCCGTTACCAGACTCAAAACGGAAAGCAGGTTTTCCGTAAAGCTGGCTGGGATACGCATGGTCTTCCTGTGGAACTGGGTGTAGAAAAAGAATTAGGAATCACGAAAGAAGATATTGGCAAAAAAATCTCTATTGAAGACTATAACAAAGCTTGTCGTGAAGCAGTAATGCGTTATACTGATGTATGGAATAACCTTACAGAGAAAATCGGATATTGGGTAGACCTTGATGATCCGTACATCACGTACAAATCAAAATATATGGAAACCGTTTGGTGGTTATTGAAGCAATTGTATAGCAAAGAACTGTTGTACAAAGGCTACACCATCCAGCCTTACTCACCGAAAGCAGGAACAGGACTTTCTTCTCACGAGCTTAACCAGCCAGGAACATATCGCGATGTTTCGGATACAACGGTTGTAGCTCAGTTTAAAGTGAAGAAAGACTCTTCAGCATTGTTTAATGATGTTGATGGAGATGTACATATCCTTGCATGGACGACAACTCCATGGACGCTTCCATCCAATACTGCTCTTACTGTAGGTAGAGATATTGAATATGTTGTAGTTAAAACCTTCAATCAATATACATTTGAACCTGTAACGGTTGTGTTATCAAGCGTTCTTTTACCTAAAGTTTTCGGTAAAAAATATACAGAAGGTACAGATGAGGATTTTGCCAACTATACGCCGGAAACGAAAGTAATTCCATTCAGAATATTAAAAGAGTTTACAGGAGAAAAGCTTGTTGATACAAGATATGAGCAATTAGTCCCTTGGTTTACGCCAAATGATAATCCTGAGAATGCATTCAGAGTAATCTTAGGAGATTTCGTAACAACTGAGGACGGTACAGGTATCGTTCATACAGCTCCTACTTTTGGTGCTGATGATGCAAGAGTGGCTAAAATGGCTCAGCCTGAGATTCCGCCAATGTTGGTAAAAGATGAAAATGACAATCTTGTACCATTGGTAGACTTACAAGGGAAATTCATCAAAGGAGAAAATGTTCCTGAGGTATTCTCCGGAACTTATATCAAAAATGAATACTACGATGAAGGAACTGCTCCTGAGAAATCATGGGATGTGGAACTTGCGATCCTGCTGAAAACAGAGAACAAGGCTTTCAAAGTAGAAAAATATGTCCACTCTTATCCACACTGCTGGAGAACAGATAAACCGGTATTGTACTATCCGCTTGATTCATGGTTTGTGAAAATGACGGCTGTAAAAGACAGACTGGTTAATTTGAACAAAGAAATCAACTGGAAGCCAAAAGCTACCGGAGAAGGACGTTTTGCCAACTGGTTAGAAAATGTGAACGACTGGAACCTTTCCCGTTCAAGATATTGGGGAATTCCGTTGCCGATCTGGAGAACAGATGATCTGAAAGAAGAAAAGATCATGGGTTCTGTAGAGGAATTATACAACGAAATCGAGAAATCAATTGCAGCTGGATTGATGACTGAAAACCCGTTCAAAGGTTTCATTATCGGAAATATGGCTGAGTCTAACTATGATCTTGTGGATCTTCACAAAAATGTAGTGGACAAAGTAGTATTGGTTTCTGATTCAGGAAAAGCAATGAAGCGTGAGAGTGACCTGATTGATGTTTGGTTTGATTCAGGTTCTATGCCTTATGCACAGTTGCATTATCCTTTTGAAAACAAAGAATTAATAGACAATAATAAAGCATTCCCTGCTGATTTCATCGCAGAAGGTGTTGACCAGACCCGTGGATGGTTCTATACGCTTCACGCTATCGGAACTGCTGTTTTTGATTCTGTTGCTTATAAAAATGTAATGAGTAACGGTCTTGTTCTGGACAAGAACGGACAGAAAATGTCAAAACGTTTAGGAAATGCCGTAGATCCGTTCGAAACTCTTTCTGTATATGGGCCGGATGCTACCCGTTGGTACATGATTTCCAATGCCAACCCATGGGAAAACCTGAAGTTTGACATTGAAGGAATTGACGAAGTAAGAAGAAAGTTCTTCGGAACGCTTTACAATACGTATTCATTCTTTGCTTTATATGCGAATGTTGACGGCTTCAACTATTCAGAAAAAGAAGTAGAAAACCGTCCCGAAATTGACAGATGGGTCCTTTCTGAACTGAACCTTCTGATCAAAGAAGTAAAGGCTTTCTATGAAGACTATGAACCAACAAGAGTAGCAAGAGCAATCAGCACTTTTGTGAACGATAACCTGAGTAACTGGTATGTAAGATTATGCAGAAGACGTTTCTGGAAAGGAGACTATTCTGACGATAAAATCTCTGCTTACCAGACACTATATACATGTCTTGAAGTAGTTGCTAAACTATCTGCTCCGATTGCTCCGTTCTTTATGGATCAATTGTATCAGGACCTGAATAAAGTAACAGGTAAAGAGAACTGTGAATCTGTACATTTGACAGACTTCCCGGTAGCTGATGAAAGCTTAATTGATCAGGATCTGGTTGAGAAAACGCATTTGGCTCAGAACATTACAAGTATGGTCTTCTCTCTGAGAAAGAAAGAAAATGTAAAAGTCCGCCAGCCGCTACAAAAAGTATTGGTTCCTGTATTGGATTCTAAAACAGAAGAGCAAATCCTTGCTGTTGCAGATCTGATCAAGCAGGAAGTAAACGTTAAAGAATTACAGTTAATCAATGCTGAAGAAGCATCTCACTTAATTGTAAAACAGATAAAACCCAACTTCAAAGCTCTTGGTCCTAAATTAGGAAAAGACATGAAGGTGGTAGGTGCCGAGATTGCAAATCTTACTACAGAACAGATTGCCGGTCTTGAAAAAGAAGGAAAAATAGACGTTCAGGGATATGAGATCACACTTGATGATGTGGAAATCTCTACAAAAGATATCCCGGGATGGACTGTTACTTCAGACGGTAAAACAACTGTGGCATTAGATTTGACGTTAACCGATGAGCTAAAATCTGAAGGTATCGCAAGAGAATTCATCAACAGAATTCAAAACCTGCGAAAAGATAAAGACTTTGAACTGACAGACAGGATTAATATCTCCATTGAAGAGAACTCACCTTTCCTTGATGATATTAAGAAAAATGAAGAATATATTTCTTCTGAAGTCTTGTCAAATAAAATAGAAATTGTATCTTCACTTTCAAATTTTAACGAAATCGAAATAGATGAGGTTAATTTTAAGATAAATGTTGAAAAAAATTAA
- the fabG gene encoding 3-oxoacyl-ACP reductase FabG, whose product MKCAIVTGGSRGIGRAICIKLAEEKNYHILINYASNETAANETLAKVEELGATGEILKFDVGNTEETKTVLTEWQERNPDAVVEVIVNNAGITRDGLFMWMQKEDWNSVINTSLDGFFNVTNFFIQKLLRNKYGRIINMVSVSGVKGTAGQTNYSAAKGAVVGATKALAQEVAKRNVTVNAVAPGFIKTDMTQDFNEEELKAMIPANRFGEAEEVADLVAFLASKKSSYITGEVININGGIYS is encoded by the coding sequence ATGAAATGTGCAATTGTAACAGGAGGCTCCAGAGGCATCGGGAGAGCAATCTGTATAAAACTGGCTGAAGAAAAAAACTATCACATTCTGATCAACTACGCTTCAAACGAAACCGCAGCAAACGAAACGTTGGCTAAAGTGGAAGAATTAGGTGCTACCGGAGAAATCCTTAAATTTGATGTAGGAAACACCGAAGAGACAAAGACTGTTTTGACAGAATGGCAGGAGAGAAATCCTGACGCGGTGGTAGAAGTTATCGTCAATAATGCCGGAATCACAAGAGACGGTCTTTTTATGTGGATGCAGAAAGAAGACTGGAACAGTGTGATCAATACAAGTCTTGACGGGTTTTTCAATGTAACCAATTTCTTTATCCAAAAGCTGCTTCGTAACAAATACGGAAGAATCATCAATATGGTTTCGGTATCCGGAGTAAAAGGAACAGCCGGCCAGACAAATTACTCTGCTGCAAAAGGCGCTGTAGTAGGTGCTACAAAAGCTCTGGCTCAGGAAGTTGCCAAAAGAAACGTTACCGTAAATGCTGTAGCTCCTGGTTTCATCAAAACAGATATGACTCAGGATTTTAATGAAGAAGAACTGAAAGCGATGATTCCTGCCAACAGATTCGGAGAAGCAGAAGAAGTGGCGGATCTGGTAGCATTTTTAGCATCTAAAAAATCTTCTTACATTACAGGAGAAGTGATTAATATTAACGGAGGAATTTATTCATAA
- a CDS encoding DUF6576 domain-containing protein, producing MSELLILGFIIAIILLFFNREWIKNRFFPDQQKNYTIDDQFNSDKREWEKEIDRLLSKMGKNGINDLSEKDRKRLDELSKM from the coding sequence ATGAGCGAATTATTAATTTTAGGATTTATTATCGCAATAATTCTGCTGTTTTTCAACAGAGAATGGATCAAAAACAGATTTTTCCCTGATCAGCAGAAAAACTATACTATTGATGATCAATTCAATTCTGATAAACGCGAATGGGAAAAAGAGATTGACAGACTTTTGAGTAAGATGGGCAAAAACGGAATCAATGATCTGTCTGAAAAAGACAGGAAAAGACTTGATGAGTTGTCTAAAATGTAA
- a CDS encoding TraR/DksA family transcriptional regulator codes for MSDERVRYSDADLQEFKAIIKEKIEKAEKDLQLIRESFINDQNNGTDDTSPTFKAFEEGAETLSKEQNSILAGRQEKFVRDLKNALIRIENKTYGVCRVTGKLIPKERLLAVPHATLSIEAKNMQK; via the coding sequence ATGTCAGACGAAAGAGTTAGATACAGCGATGCTGATTTACAGGAATTTAAAGCGATCATTAAAGAAAAAATAGAAAAAGCAGAAAAAGATCTTCAGCTTATCAGAGAAAGTTTCATCAACGACCAGAATAATGGGACTGATGATACTTCTCCTACTTTCAAAGCTTTTGAGGAAGGAGCAGAAACATTAAGCAAAGAACAGAATTCTATTTTGGCAGGAAGACAGGAAAAATTCGTGCGTGACCTTAAAAACGCTTTGATCAGAATCGAAAACAAAACGTATGGTGTTTGCAGAGTAACAGGAAAACTGATTCCTAAGGAAAGACTTTTAGCCGTTCCTCATGCTACGCTGAGCATCGAAGCGAAAAATATGCAAAAATAA
- a CDS encoding HAL/PAL/TAL family ammonia-lyase: MKINNFLELKDFQKIIIENEKIELDESLLSRVDKSFQFLKEFSKNKVIYGVNTGFGPMAQFKISDEDTHQLQYNLIRSHSSGIGNPLPADEVKACMLARLNTLSLGNSGVHQSVIHLLQELINRDITPLIFEHGGVGASGDLVQLAHLALVLIGEGEVFYKGERKSTKQVFEKEGLEPIKVEIREGLALMNGTSVMSGIGIVNAYKANQLTDISLRLSCAINEIVQAYDDHLSEALNGTKKHYGQQKVAERMRAHLADSKLIRKREEHLYTHFEEQEKVFKEKVQEYYSLRCVPQILGPVLDTLGYTEKVLENEINSANDNPIINVEDQHVYHGGNFHGDYISLEMDKLKIVVTKLTMLAERQLNYLLNAKINEILPPFVNLGKLGFNFGMQGVQFTATSTTAESQMLSNSMYVHSIPNNNDNQDIVSMGTNAAVICRKVIENAFEVLAIEAITIIQAVEYLGFQDKVSSSTKELYDEIRKIIPAFSDDMVMYPYLEEVKKYLKGM, translated from the coding sequence ATGAAAATAAATAACTTTTTAGAACTGAAAGACTTTCAAAAAATTATCATTGAGAATGAAAAAATAGAACTGGATGAATCACTTTTATCAAGAGTGGATAAGAGTTTTCAGTTTTTAAAGGAGTTTTCAAAAAATAAAGTAATATATGGCGTAAACACCGGTTTTGGGCCGATGGCTCAGTTTAAAATCAGTGATGAAGATACACACCAGCTTCAGTATAACCTGATCAGAAGTCACTCTTCAGGAATCGGAAATCCTTTACCTGCAGATGAGGTGAAAGCATGTATGCTGGCAAGACTGAATACTTTGTCATTAGGGAATTCAGGAGTACATCAGTCTGTTATTCATCTTCTTCAGGAGCTTATTAACAGAGATATTACCCCATTGATATTTGAACATGGAGGAGTAGGAGCAAGCGGTGATCTTGTTCAGCTGGCTCACCTGGCTTTGGTATTGATAGGAGAAGGAGAAGTCTTTTATAAAGGGGAAAGAAAATCTACAAAACAGGTTTTTGAAAAAGAAGGACTGGAACCGATAAAAGTAGAGATCCGTGAAGGTCTTGCTTTGATGAACGGAACTTCCGTAATGTCAGGAATAGGTATTGTGAATGCTTATAAAGCGAATCAGCTTACAGATATTTCTCTTAGACTTTCTTGTGCGATCAATGAGATTGTACAGGCTTATGATGATCACTTATCAGAAGCACTGAACGGAACGAAAAAACATTACGGTCAGCAGAAAGTGGCAGAAAGAATGCGTGCTCATCTGGCAGACAGTAAACTGATCAGAAAAAGAGAAGAACACCTTTATACCCACTTTGAAGAACAGGAAAAAGTATTCAAGGAAAAAGTTCAGGAATATTATTCTTTACGATGTGTTCCTCAGATTTTAGGTCCGGTATTGGATACGTTGGGATATACAGAGAAAGTACTTGAAAATGAGATCAACTCAGCCAATGATAACCCGATTATCAACGTTGAGGACCAACATGTTTATCACGGAGGAAACTTCCATGGAGATTACATTTCTCTGGAAATGGACAAACTTAAGATTGTGGTAACCAAACTAACAATGCTTGCGGAAAGACAATTAAACTATCTTCTGAATGCTAAAATCAATGAAATTTTGCCTCCTTTTGTAAATTTAGGTAAATTAGGTTTCAATTTTGGGATGCAGGGAGTACAGTTTACGGCAACTTCTACCACGGCAGAAAGTCAGATGTTGTCAAATTCTATGTATGTTCACAGTATTCCAAACAATAATGATAATCAGGACATCGTTAGCATGGGTACCAATGCTGCGGTAATCTGCAGAAAAGTGATTGAAAATGCTTTTGAAGTATTAGCGATCGAAGCTATTACGATCATCCAGGCTGTTGAATATCTTGGATTCCAGGATAAAGTTTCATCGTCTACAAAAGAACTGTATGACGAAATCAGAAAAATTATTCCTGCTTTTTCGGACGATATGGTCATGTATCCGTATCTGGAAGAAGTGAAGAAATATCTGAAAGGAATGTAA